TGGTAACCGCCCCACCTACGTAGCGGATAAATCTATCCGTAGCGAAGAGTGTGCACTCTTGTCGGTGCGTGGTTCATCAAAGCGCTAGACCACGAAGGATGCTAATCCTTCACGACCTCATTCCGCACTCCGCTCGGCCTCGAACCCCAAGGCCCATTCCTCGGCCCCGCTTACAGCTCCTTGATGAAGATGTTTTTGTATTCAATTTTCGCCACGCCACCGCGGTGCAGCTGCAGCGCGATCACGCCTTTGGCTGGGATCTTTGGGTTTTTCTCGGTGTATTCCGCCGTGAGGATGCCGTTGATGTAGAGTTTGTGTTGATTGCCCTTGCAGACGATTTTGTAGCGGTGCCAGTTGTCGTCCTTGAACCCTTCACTGGCGCGCAATGCGGCTTCATTGCCTTTGACCAGCTTGCCGCGACGGTGTTCGTCGTAAATTCCGCCCCACCAGTCCTTGCCAATGTCCGCCTGGTATCCGGAGATCCCCATGCCCCGTTTCTTATGGTTTTTCAGCAACGAGCGATACTGGATCCCGCTGTTGATGAGGCCGGTGGCGTGGTCGCCACTGAGGCGAAAATCACAGGTGAATTCAAAATCCCCGTATTCCTTGGTGGTTGCGAGGAAGGTATTGGTCGGCATTTTCTGGTCGCCATTCGAGGCGGTGATCGCCCCGTTCTGCACCGACCAGTAAGGTCCGTGTTTCGGGTTCACCAGCTTCCATCCATCGAGGGTCCTGCCATCGAATAGGGAGACGGCGCCGGCTTGAGGGCTTTCCGCCGCTTGCTTCGCTGCCTCAGGATCTTTGGCGTGGCAGGGAAGGGTGGATAGAGCGAGGGTGAGGAGGAGAGGTTTGCTGAGAGTGGTGATGTTCATAGTGTGGTGGATGGATCGGAGCATTACGCTGGCTCCGCGGGTGAAATTACAAGATCTGTGGTATGATTAGCTTAGCGTGGCTGCTTGGGCTTCGGCAAGAGGTCGTCGTGACAGGGGAAAGAGTGACCATTTACCGTCCAAGCGCCATCTCCTATCATGCGACCAGCCATCACAACATGAAACTCTATTTCTCAATCCTCCTGCCATTGATCGTCACTTCCTGTGGCCATCTCTACACCAAGAGCCACTCGTATGCGAAAAGCTCCACCGTCACGATCAACGGCGCGAAGGTGGGGAGCGCGGTGAAACCGGAGGGAGGAAAAGGAGGCTTCAGCATGTCGGCCATGGTGTATATGGCGGGGGCGGCCACCCTCGACGGTCCTTTCCGCTGGCGGATCGAAGCCGAGGGCAAGGAGGGCATCCACAAGTCGCTCACCGTGCATCGGGTGAAGGTGATCACCAGCAAAACCAAACGCAGCGAGTGGTATCCGCGCCAGCATCTCGGAACTGCCCAAGCATTCAGCAGCTATAAAAAAGAGCCCGGCAAGAGCTTTGCCAATTTCCAGACCCCAGGGAAATTGAAAGTCTATCCGCGCAGCGATGGCGATATCACCGTGATCGCCGATATCTCGGTGACCAGCACGCAGAAAACCGAACGTCGTCAGGTGCGGTTTCTGCTTAGAGCCGATACCACGAAGGAGGTCGACTTCATCAATCTCCCTGCCGAAATCATCAAGGGCTCTCGCAACGATCCGAGGGAGTGGCAGTGGGGTGCTTGGCCTGAAGACCGGCAATGGGCTCACGATCCGTGGTATGATTTTTATTCCTAAAAATGATCGCTATGGCGTGAGATAGAATCGTTAGGGTTTTGACTCGACCTGATTAGGCTGAGCATTAAGTTTCCTGCAAAGTTAGCCGTCTAACCAGTCAGATCCCTTGTTTATGAAACGCCTCCTTCTCCCTCTTTGTCTAATTCTCGCAGCCGTGGTTCTCTATTTGGGAACTCGAACGCAGCATGAAACAACAGCACCAGCACCTTCGTCCAAGTCTTCCCAGAAAGAACTCGCCCACAGCCCCTCCAACAACGAGAGCGCGCTACGCTCGTCCAAACGCACGAATGCCGTGGTGCAGGACTCGGAGGCACCGGTTCAAGCTCAGTCAGAGCCAGTTCATGCAGCTGACGACTTCGTCAAAAAGGTGATCAGTGAAACTTGGATCGATGCCTCGGAGGATAAAGCGGGACGACGTCGCGTGCGTGTGGTGGAGGCCGATTTCAAGTATCCGCATCTGCGTTTGGAGGAGGAGGTCTGGACGGACCCTGATACCGGGGAGCAGACCGTCAAACGCCTCCGCGCATCGGTCGCCGATCACCTCATGGTGGGGCTCAAGCAAGGAGCCGATGAAATGGTCGCCCGGAATTTGTTGGAGCAAAATGGTTACCGTGTCCGTGCCGTGGAGCCGGGCTCCTTTATTCTCACGGAACTGGATGATTTTCAACAGGCCGAATCCCAACAGAAATCCATCGCCGAGATCCAAGGACTCAATGAGTTCATCGATTTTGCCGAGCCGGATTATTTAGTGTATCCCACGGTCACCCCCAATGACCCTGCGTATGGGAGTCAGAAAATGTGGGGCCTGCATAACCCTGGCAACAGCGCCGGAACCGTTGCCGACGCCGATATTGATGCCCCGGAAGGCTGGGACATCCGCCACGATGCCGCCAACGTGGTCGTCGCGGTGACCGATACCGGCATCCAGTATAATCACGAGGATTTGGTCAACAACATGTGGAGCGATGGCAGTGGCAATCACGGATACGATGCCTATGACGATGATCTTGACCCCATGGACACCGGCGGTCACGGCACGCACTGCGCCGGCACCATCGGTGCGCAGGGGAACAATAACATTGGCCTAACAGGCGTGGCCTGGGATGTGCAGCTCATGGGCTTGCGCTTCCTCGGGCCTCAGGGCGGCAGCACTTCGGATGGCATCAAGGTGATTAACTACGCCCGCGAGAACGGGGCGGATATCATCAGTGCCAGCTGGGGCGGTGGCGGATACAGCCAAAGTCTCTACAACGCGATCCAGGCGGCTGGTAATGCCGGTATCCCATTCATCGCGGCTGCTGGGAATGATGCCTTGAACAACGATTCCACACCTCACTATCCCTCAAGTTATGACCTGCCGACATTGGTTGCGGTGGCCTCCACGACCAGCTCGGACCAATTGTCGACCTTCTCCTGCTACGGCCGCTACTCAGTGGATATTGGTGCCCCGGGGAGCAGCATCTGGTCGGCCTACATCGGGTCCAACAGTTCCTACAAAAACCTCAACGGCACCTCGATGGCGACCCCTCATGTCAGTGGTGCCATGGCCTTGGCCCGAGCTCAATTTCCCGGTGACGATGCCGTTGAGTTGATTGCGCGCCTTTACTCATCGGTCGATCACATCTCGGCACTGGCTGGTAAGGTGAGCACCGGTGGTCGCTTGAATTTGCACAAGTTGTTAGGCGCCTCGGCATCCGTGGTGAGCAATGATGATTTTGATGACGCGCTTCGTTTCGAAGGCGATTACGGCTTCTGGAGTGGATCTAACAATACAGCCACCCGTGAGGCCGACGAAGATGATTTTAACCCGATTGTCACCGGCTCACGCAGTCTGTGGTATGCGTGGAAAGCGCCATTCTCAGGCCTGGTGGAATTTGAAGTGCGAGCAGACGTCACACCCTTCCGCGTCATCGCTTTCAGCGGCGACGAGCGGGATAACCTGGTGGTCGTTGCCGATGGCAATGAAACCCCAGACACCACCGAGACCATCCGCTTTTATTGTGAGGAAGATCAGGAATACCGTTTCCTGATCGATAGCAGTCATGCCCAAGGTCAGAGCCTGGTGGTTTCGCTGGCACTGAAACCAGCGAACGATGCCTTCGGTGACGCCATCTACCTCAGCGGCAGCCGTTTCAGCACCAGTGGAAGCAACCGCGACGCCACCTCCCAACCCTTCGAGGACTATTCCCCGCATGCGGGGGGCGGACAGGGTAACTCGGTCTGGTGGCGCTGGACTGCCGACTTCGATGGCGAATTTGTCATCACCACACAGGGCAGTGAGTTCGATACCGTGCTCGCCGTTTACACCGGCACCCCCGGGGTGAATTTCAACGAGGTGGCATCGAACGACGATCGCAATGCGCTCGACTGGACCAGCCAGGTCACCTTCGCTGCTGAAAGCGGCACTACCTATTATATCGCGGTGGATGGCTACCGCGGTGACGCCTCAGGTGGGATCTTGTTGAATGGTTTCGAAGCTGGTTCGCTGGTGATTGTATACCAGCCCAGCTCTAGGTCTGTTAAGTTGGGGGATACAGTTGATTTTTCCGTTCATGGTGCCGGCTCTAACACGATTCAATATCAGTGGTATAAAAACGGAACGGCTATCTCAGGAGCTCGTAGTAATAGTCTGAGGATCGAAAATGTCATTGCCTCCGATTTCACCACTTACTATGCGATTCTATCGGACGGGACAAACACGATACAAAGTAATCAGGTGGCTCTAACCGAGCTACGTGTAGCTCCTCAGATCGTAGTGAACCCTAAATCACGATCGGTAGCGACTGGTGAAAACCTGTGGTTGAGTCCACAAGTGACCGGCAGTGCGCCATTGACTTACCAGTGGTATAAAGACGATGTCGCATTGACTGGTGAAACTGGCGTTAGTCTGGCGATCACCAATGCTCAGGTGGCAAATAACGGCCACTACCATCTCGAGGTTAGTAATGAGCTGGGAACCGCGGAAACGGCCCTGATCGATATTCGGGTCAGCGATGTTCCTTGGTCGGTCTGGAATCAACGTTACCCCACACCACAAAGTAATGATATTCATGACATGATCTACGCGGAGGGGATGTTTGTTGCCATCGGCAGTGGCGGTGCCATCACGACATCCGTGGATTGTGAATCGTGGCGCTTACACTCCGTTGGCGACAATGGTTTCAGGTTGCGTAGAATCGCCTATGGCGGTGGCAAATGGCTCGCCGCTGATTGGTCAGGGAACTTTGTCTCGTCTGATGATGGAGAAACGTGGCATGCTTATAGCAATGAAACGATCGGAGTCAGCAGCGGGGTGACTGAGTTGTTTTATTGGAACGGCAAGTTCCACTACATAACCCGTGATACTGGAGATTCATTCATTTACAGCTCAGTGGATGGTATGTCCTGGACACTAACGAAATCCTTTCCTGGTAGAGTGTTCAATAGCCCCATCTTTTCAGCCGACCGATTGGTGCTTATCGAGAGTTACGCGAACGCGATCACTGCCACTACAGACATGGTCACATGGGCTGAAGGCACCGCGCCGACGGTCTCCGGTGCAGCGCTCAAAGGAGGGGAAGGCGTGTTTATCGATGGCGAATTTAGGGTCTGGAGTAATGAAGGGGGGAAAAAACTGTGGCAGTCTTCCGACGGTGTGACTTGGACCTATACGGACTATAATTCTGAGACTAATTGGATAGGTCGTTCTAACAGTAATACCTCAAACCATCGAATCCAGCTTCACGATGGCAAGGTTTATTGGGCCAATGGAAATGACCTCTATGTTTCCGAGGACGGTATTCACTGGGCGTCCTATTCGCCCGGGTTCGACGTCAATGCAGTGACCGTGGGGAACGGGCTGATCGCCATATCAGGGGGGGGCGGAGTCACGGCGAGCGCCACGAAACCTTACAATCTCTATGGTGAAGACCTTTCGGGGCTTTATTCGGACACCTATTTCTCCGGCTTGAAGGTGGTCAATAATAGGGCATGGGTTTATGGCTCAGCGGGCTATTTTTCTTCAGCAGACGGTCTTGTTTGGCGTGAGGAGGAGACCTTAGTAGACGTCGATTCCTTAATCTACGCTAACGATTCATATTGGAGTGCGAACCAAATTGCAGTGAATGGTAGTGATCAAAAAATCTATCGTGGTCTTTATCCAACAAACATGACTGAGGTGAGTGAAAGTAATCTGAGCTACATCACCAAGCTGGCATACCACGATGGCACCTTTGTTGCTTTTTCCACATTCCCATCCGGGAGTTTTTATACTTCGTCCGATGGCATTCATTGGACCTCCGTCGGACCGTCATTTTCTGGCGGATATAAAATCAAGAAATTAGAATACATTGGCGATCGCTTCGTGGGGCTGAGTTCGAATGGGAAGATTTACACTAGCCCTGACGGAACGACATGGTCAGTTTTTGACACCGGTGAGAACAGCTTGAACGATCCGGAAGTACTAGCTTACGGGCTGGACTATTATTTAGCCGCGGGCACAGAGGGTAAGCTTTGGTCATCTCAAGATGGAGTCACCTGGAGTGTCCAGGATTTAAGTAGCTATCGCAATGGCTCGGGAAATGGTGAGACCACGATAGCCGCCGATGACCATGGGGTGGCTGTATTCATGGGGAACAAAGGGGTTTACTCCACGGATTTACAGTCCTGGGTAGAATTTTCACTCCCAGCGGCTTCCTTCAGTGCGGCATCGAGTTTTGCCGGTTCGGTGGTGGCGGCGGGTGGTTACGGATCGATGGCGATCTTGCAAGGAGGATCACCGCTTAGCAATGCCCCTGTGGTGGGGTTTGATAATTTGACGCATAACGGGCGCTATTCAGTGAATAGCCGGATTGCAGTGCAGACCACCGCCTTTGATCCGGAGGCGGGCGCGATTCTGGTGAGTTTCTGGGTAAATGGTGTGAAAATCAGTGAGTCAACGGTGAATAATCCCGAGTTCTTGTGGTATCCCACATCAGTAGGTGAATATGTTCTTAGAGTTGAGGCAACCGATGTCTCGGGAGTTCGCAATGAGGCCCGAATTGTGGTCAATGTGAGTGGTTCAACAACGATCGGAAACCATGCCAGACTCAGTAACGCCTCAGCCGTGACTACCCAGGGCGATAGTCTGTTTCTTCTCACTGAAACCGGAGGAGTGGCCATTTATGGTGAAGGGGAGGTGGCTCGTGATCTGGTCCTGCCCACATCGGATTCATTGACCTCCGTGGCCTATTCCGGAGGAGTCTATTTGGTGGCTGGGGATGAAGTGTTTGCGTCCAGTGATGGTATTAACTGGACCTTGATTCCTGACTTGTCAGGAGAGGCGAGTTACCACGGAGGGAAGTTTTTTATTACCTCAAGTGGTAAGTTGAGCTACTCGGATGATGGTTTTAACTGGACGACCGTTGATTGCGCTTACATGCCGGCCACAGGTGGTCAGGTCTTGTATTTCAATAACCTCATATGGGTCTGCGGTGGTAATCAAATTGCCGTTTCTGAAAACGGCGGCCTTACATGGATTACCAGCGGTATCGCAGGTAACCGGTTAGTGCTTAGTAATGAGGAGGTCATGACTCTGGCCAATGGCCAAATCCGCAGGAGCACCGACGGCTTGACCTGGACGACTGAGGATTCTCCGGGTAATTTGTCAGGTTTTTTCATCGAATCGGGGGGGCGGATCTTCCTTTGTCAGAATCACATTTTAAGTGGCTACGTCCTCAAGTATTTTTCGGTGGATGGATCAACATGGGCGCCACTGGATGTTGATTTGAAATTCTATGAGATGAGCTATGGTCATGGCCAGTGGGTGTGTTTCGGTCCTTACGCGGCGTACCGCAGTTCTGATGGGATCACGTGGGAACTATTCCTCGGAGATGAGTCTCTGCAGAGCCCCGCTCCCGACACCCCGTTTGAACAAACACCATTCAATGCCCGCAGCTGGCAGATTGCCTATCAGGAGGATACTGGCTTTGTTGCGGTCGGTTATACGTGGTCAGATCAATTGCACGCGGTATCCCCAGACGGGGTGAATTGGACGTATGAGAAGGGGGCGTCGTTACAAAGCGAGGGTTTGGACTTGTTTGCCATTCACAATGGACGGGCGGTCACCACGAGCAATGGGGCGATTCAATGGTCGGATGATCTGCTCACCTGGGAAGACGTAGGAAACCAACCCTCCGGCGACGTTAATCAGCTAACAATCGTGAATGGCAGCTACGCTTGTGTCACGAGCTCCGGAGAGCTGGGGCTTTCTGCTGACGGGGTCAACTGGACCTACCAAACTGTCGCAGCCGACGTCCCCCTGGCCGCGGTCTCCTACGGCAACGGCAAGTTTGTGGTTCTCAGAAAATCACATGCTTCCGTCTATGTGTCCATGGACGGCTCCACATGGACCACTCACACTTTACCGAATGATTCCTATAAGCATGTCAGTTTTGAGAATGAGGAATTTTTTGTCACTGACGGATATTATTCGACCCCGCGTTTGGCTCGGTCAGCTGACGGTCAAGTATGGACTGGAATTACGGCCACCCCCTACCTCACATCCTCCACTAAATTCGCCTACGGCGGTGGCTATTATCTGGTGAGTGATGGCTCGAGAATCTATCTCACCACTGATTTTTCTGAGTGGCACACGGTGTCGCTACCTATTTATAACACGTATATTTCCAGTGTGGTTTACCGCAGCGGTCGTGGCTTCCTGATTTCCACGAGCAATGGTTATTACGAGATCAATGACGATCTTAGCGTCGCAGAATACACTACACTCTCCGGCCAGTCTGGGACGCTTCATCTGGATGGGCAGACGCTCTATATCCTATCGACCACAATTGAGGTCGAAACAGACGATGACTTGGAAATATCAGATCTAACAATGACGCCAGTGACCGCTGGCATTGGTGATACGTTTACGGCCACCGTGGACATGGTGAACCACGGATCGACCGCGGTCGCCAGCGATGCCCTGAGCTTCAGTTTCACAGCCTCGAAAGACGCGGTTTACGGTAACGGCGATGATGTGCCAATGGCGACGGGGCTACGCGTGAATTCTCCTCTGTTGGCTCAGAGTAATGACTCGGTATCATTTGAAATAGTAATACCCGAGACCATTGCCGCAGGAAATTACATGGTTTTTGTTTCCGCGCTAACAAGCTCGGAACTACGAGACCGGAATCCAGCCAATAATCACTTTTCTACCTCTGAGGCTACGCTGGTGATTCCAGAATGGGTGTTGAACCTTGATATTGATGGTAACGGGCAGATCAATCAGGATTTCTCAGCGCTCCGTTATCCACATGGTGCTCAGGTTTCCCTCACCGCCAATGCCGGTAAAGGGGCTGCATTTGCCGGGTGGGCAGGGGACGCTGTCGGGGCCGAGAGTCAGATCACCATTCTCATGGACGGTGACAAATCCGTGCAGGCGAACTTCTCCTCACGTGCCAGCCTCCAGCTCTACCTGCGAGGTGCCGGAGCGGTGGATGGTTTGGCCGATCTCGGGAGCTACGCTCTGAACGATACCGCCACGCTAACGGCCACAGCGGCTCCCGGTTGGGAGTTCTCCGGTTGGAGCGGGGCTGCCACGGGCAGCAACACAAGCGCCAACATCCTCATGGACGAACCCAAGGTGGTCACTGCCGAGTTCACCCTGTCGCTGGCAAATTGGAAATCAGAACATTTCACCGCAGCGGAACTGGCGGATCCCTTGATCTCCGGGGACGAGGCTGATCCTGATGGTGACGGGTTGAAAAATTGGCAGGAGTATCTTCACCTCGCCGATCCGCGCGACCAGCAGTCTACGGGCGTCGATAGCACAAAAGTTG
This Oceaniferula flava DNA region includes the following protein-coding sequences:
- a CDS encoding S8 family serine peptidase produces the protein MKRLLLPLCLILAAVVLYLGTRTQHETTAPAPSSKSSQKELAHSPSNNESALRSSKRTNAVVQDSEAPVQAQSEPVHAADDFVKKVISETWIDASEDKAGRRRVRVVEADFKYPHLRLEEEVWTDPDTGEQTVKRLRASVADHLMVGLKQGADEMVARNLLEQNGYRVRAVEPGSFILTELDDFQQAESQQKSIAEIQGLNEFIDFAEPDYLVYPTVTPNDPAYGSQKMWGLHNPGNSAGTVADADIDAPEGWDIRHDAANVVVAVTDTGIQYNHEDLVNNMWSDGSGNHGYDAYDDDLDPMDTGGHGTHCAGTIGAQGNNNIGLTGVAWDVQLMGLRFLGPQGGSTSDGIKVINYARENGADIISASWGGGGYSQSLYNAIQAAGNAGIPFIAAAGNDALNNDSTPHYPSSYDLPTLVAVASTTSSDQLSTFSCYGRYSVDIGAPGSSIWSAYIGSNSSYKNLNGTSMATPHVSGAMALARAQFPGDDAVELIARLYSSVDHISALAGKVSTGGRLNLHKLLGASASVVSNDDFDDALRFEGDYGFWSGSNNTATREADEDDFNPIVTGSRSLWYAWKAPFSGLVEFEVRADVTPFRVIAFSGDERDNLVVVADGNETPDTTETIRFYCEEDQEYRFLIDSSHAQGQSLVVSLALKPANDAFGDAIYLSGSRFSTSGSNRDATSQPFEDYSPHAGGGQGNSVWWRWTADFDGEFVITTQGSEFDTVLAVYTGTPGVNFNEVASNDDRNALDWTSQVTFAAESGTTYYIAVDGYRGDASGGILLNGFEAGSLVIVYQPSSRSVKLGDTVDFSVHGAGSNTIQYQWYKNGTAISGARSNSLRIENVIASDFTTYYAILSDGTNTIQSNQVALTELRVAPQIVVNPKSRSVATGENLWLSPQVTGSAPLTYQWYKDDVALTGETGVSLAITNAQVANNGHYHLEVSNELGTAETALIDIRVSDVPWSVWNQRYPTPQSNDIHDMIYAEGMFVAIGSGGAITTSVDCESWRLHSVGDNGFRLRRIAYGGGKWLAADWSGNFVSSDDGETWHAYSNETIGVSSGVTELFYWNGKFHYITRDTGDSFIYSSVDGMSWTLTKSFPGRVFNSPIFSADRLVLIESYANAITATTDMVTWAEGTAPTVSGAALKGGEGVFIDGEFRVWSNEGGKKLWQSSDGVTWTYTDYNSETNWIGRSNSNTSNHRIQLHDGKVYWANGNDLYVSEDGIHWASYSPGFDVNAVTVGNGLIAISGGGGVTASATKPYNLYGEDLSGLYSDTYFSGLKVVNNRAWVYGSAGYFSSADGLVWREEETLVDVDSLIYANDSYWSANQIAVNGSDQKIYRGLYPTNMTEVSESNLSYITKLAYHDGTFVAFSTFPSGSFYTSSDGIHWTSVGPSFSGGYKIKKLEYIGDRFVGLSSNGKIYTSPDGTTWSVFDTGENSLNDPEVLAYGLDYYLAAGTEGKLWSSQDGVTWSVQDLSSYRNGSGNGETTIAADDHGVAVFMGNKGVYSTDLQSWVEFSLPAASFSAASSFAGSVVAAGGYGSMAILQGGSPLSNAPVVGFDNLTHNGRYSVNSRIAVQTTAFDPEAGAILVSFWVNGVKISESTVNNPEFLWYPTSVGEYVLRVEATDVSGVRNEARIVVNVSGSTTIGNHARLSNASAVTTQGDSLFLLTETGGVAIYGEGEVARDLVLPTSDSLTSVAYSGGVYLVAGDEVFASSDGINWTLIPDLSGEASYHGGKFFITSSGKLSYSDDGFNWTTVDCAYMPATGGQVLYFNNLIWVCGGNQIAVSENGGLTWITSGIAGNRLVLSNEEVMTLANGQIRRSTDGLTWTTEDSPGNLSGFFIESGGRIFLCQNHILSGYVLKYFSVDGSTWAPLDVDLKFYEMSYGHGQWVCFGPYAAYRSSDGITWELFLGDESLQSPAPDTPFEQTPFNARSWQIAYQEDTGFVAVGYTWSDQLHAVSPDGVNWTYEKGASLQSEGLDLFAIHNGRAVTTSNGAIQWSDDLLTWEDVGNQPSGDVNQLTIVNGSYACVTSSGELGLSADGVNWTYQTVAADVPLAAVSYGNGKFVVLRKSHASVYVSMDGSTWTTHTLPNDSYKHVSFENEEFFVTDGYYSTPRLARSADGQVWTGITATPYLTSSTKFAYGGGYYLVSDGSRIYLTTDFSEWHTVSLPIYNTYISSVVYRSGRGFLISTSNGYYEINDDLSVAEYTTLSGQSGTLHLDGQTLYILSTTIEVETDDDLEISDLTMTPVTAGIGDTFTATVDMVNHGSTAVASDALSFSFTASKDAVYGNGDDVPMATGLRVNSPLLAQSNDSVSFEIVIPETIAAGNYMVFVSALTSSELRDRNPANNHFSTSEATLVIPEWVLNLDIDGNGQINQDFSALRYPHGAQVSLTANAGKGAAFAGWAGDAVGAESQITILMDGDKSVQANFSSRASLQLYLRGAGAVDGLADLGSYALNDTATLTATAAPGWEFSGWSGAATGSNTSANILMDEPKVVTAEFTLSLANWKSEHFTAAELADPLISGDEADPDGDGLKNWQEYLHLADPRDQQSTGVDSTKVAGGYLYMIFQRNAGATDGYSLECQGSRNLTSWDSPDFEERVLSSVDGVETVEARLPSTGNSKGFIRLQYNQTP
- a CDS encoding 3-keto-disaccharide hydrolase; amino-acid sequence: MNITTLSKPLLLTLALSTLPCHAKDPEAAKQAAESPQAGAVSLFDGRTLDGWKLVNPKHGPYWSVQNGAITASNGDQKMPTNTFLATTKEYGDFEFTCDFRLSGDHATGLINSGIQYRSLLKNHKKRGMGISGYQADIGKDWWGGIYDEHRRGKLVKGNEAALRASEGFKDDNWHRYKIVCKGNQHKLYINGILTAEYTEKNPKIPAKGVIALQLHRGGVAKIEYKNIFIKEL